A stretch of the Cyanobacteria bacterium GSL.Bin1 genome encodes the following:
- a CDS encoding DUF433 domain-containing protein: MSATTNIGTLVTTSSDVGKGRPMITGTKTSVRRVTVLYKQGATPEEIARRLSHLTLAQIYAALAYYHANRNEIEADLEAEDAEYWKLSQSV, translated from the coding sequence GGTACATTAGTTACAACTTCCTCAGATGTTGGTAAAGGTCGCCCGATGATCACAGGGACAAAAACATCTGTCCGTCGGGTAACAGTTCTCTACAAACAAGGTGCAACTCCTGAAGAAATTGCTCGTCGTCTGAGTCATCTTACCCTTGCTCAAATTTATGCTGCTTTAGCCTATTATCACGCCAATCGTAACGAAATTGAAGCGGATCTAGAAGCAGAAGATGCTGAATATTGGAAACTATCCCAGTCAGTTTGA